The genomic DNA GTCTGGAACTGCTCGATGCAGTCAGAGCGATGGGCGATCCGGAGATCCAGACCGCATCCAGTGGTACGAGATGGCCTTCCGCATGCAGGCCCCCGTTCCCGAACCCGCCGATACCTCTGGCGAGCCGGCGCACGTGTACGAACTCTACGGCAAGGACAGCAAGGTCGTAGCACCTACGAAGTCCCGGCACGGACGGCGGGGAGTTTGTTAGAGCGCGGCACCAATGATGCCATCAACTTCGCCGTCGGCGGCGCTGGCAGCATCGCGAGCTGCTGGCTGGAAACCGTGCTGGATGCTCAAAGGTTTTTCTCCACCCGCAGGCGGACGAAACGCCTTTGCGCAGAGCCGAGAGAGACGTTGCTTCGGACCTTCATCGAAGTTGGTGTGCTTTCGATTACGGTCAGGTGTCCGGCGCCTGATTGCCACGGGGACGGGAGGCTCGCGCTGATTTCGGGGATGTAGGTGATATCAGTGGCGGCGGGATTCTTGCGGAAGGTGAAGGTGAGGTAGGTACTGCCCCCGAGGGTTTCAAGGGCCGCTTGGGGCAAGTCGGAGGCTTGGGCCGTCAGCGGATTGATCCCGAGGGCGTAAGCAAGGATGTTCGGGAGGTTGAGCGGGCCATTGCGATCGTCCTGGCCGCGCCGATTGGCCGGCAGCGTGGCTAGCACTGGCCATGATTCGAACCCGCCGGATGTGGTCGATGGGGTGAATGTCACCTGTGCGAGGAAAGCCGCGTGCAGCCCGGCTTGGCCGGAGCCGTCGGTGGCGAATTCCCATCGGACGACCTGTGGTCCCACGCCCCCGATTTCGAAGTTGTCCAGGGTCCAGTCCCGTTCACCGCTCCATGACGCGAGTGGCACGCCATTCAAGCGGACGCGAAGAAAATCGTAGTTCGATTCGGATGAAACCTTGCTACGGAATGCCAGTGTTCCGGGGCCGGGGAGGGTGGTTTCAATCCAGGATAGCGTGTTGTTGCCGGTGTTTCCGCTGCGTGCCGCAAAAGGAATTCCCTGGG from Luteolibacter arcticus includes the following:
- a CDS encoding DUF1501 domain-containing protein; its protein translation is MPTTLASSNRPTSRRSNTSRSTSSSGTARCSQSDGRSGDPDRIQWYEMAFRMQAPVPEPADTSGEPAHVYELYGKDSKVVAPTKSRHGRRGVC